The following DNA comes from Peribacillus sp. FSL E2-0218.
TGGAAGATTGTAATATCCTATCCTCTGAATGGGCGAAACGATTGAAGGGATTGGATCGTCCCATTTTATTTGTTGGCCAAGATGCAGATATCCATCGGGAGGCAATCACGGACTCACTGGGCGAATCAGCCGTATTTGCCCCGATACAGTCCTTCAACTCAAGACCAAGCGAACTGGCTTTCCTTGGCCTTAACAAGACGGAAGAGGATATTCACAAGTTTGTACCGAACTATATACGCATGGCGGAAGCAGAAGCTAAGTGGCTTGAACAGCAGGGGAAATAAAAAAGAAAGCGACCGATTATTATGAGTAAAACAATGACGTTCCGAAAGATGAAAACGGAAGATATCGACCAAGTGCTGCACGTGGAAACACAGTCCTTTACTCTGCCTTGGAGCCGGGAAGCTTTTTATAATGAATTGAATCATAATCAATATGCCGTATACATGGTAATAGAGGACGAGGGGAAAATTGCCGGTTATTGCGGTGCATGGATCGTCATCGATGAATCGCACATCACCAATATTGCCATTCTGCCCGAATATCGAGGGCAAAAGCTTGGGGAAGCCTTGCTCAGGAAGATGGTTGAGATCTCCATTGCCATGGGTGTGGTGAGGATGACTCTTGAAGTTCGTGTCAGTAATGTAGTGGCCATTACACTTTATGAAAAGCTAGGTTTTCAAAAGGGTGGAATCCGGAAGAATTATTATACAGATAATCTAGAAGATGCTTATGTTATGTGGGTGAATTTTGCATGAAAACAGATCAACTTATATTAGGAATAGAAACGAGCTGTGATGAAACCGCGGCTGCGGTCATCAAAAATGGAACAGAGATAGTAAGCAATGTCGTGGCTTCACAAATAGAAAGCCATAAACGTTTTGGCGGGGTCGTCCCTGAAATAGCCTCGCGTCATCACGTGGAGCAAATTACGATTGTAATTGAAGAAGCCCTGCTCCAGGCAGGTGTGAGCTATGAAGATTTGGATGCGATAGCTGTTACAGAGGGCCCTGGTCTGGTAGGGGCACTCCTGATAGGTGTGAATGCGGCTAAAGCGGTGGCTTTCGCCCATGGACTCCCGATTGTAGGGACACACCATATTGCCGGCCATATTTATGCGAATCGGCTTATTCAGGAAATTGAATACCCTGCATTATCTTTGGTCGTTTCAGGCGGCCATACCGAATTGGTCCTTTTGGAAGAACCGGGCTCCTTCAAGGTGATAGGGGAGACGCGTGATGATGCAGCAGGGGAGGCCTATGATAAAGTGGCACGGACCTTGGGGCTTCCTTATCCAGGCGGTCCGCATATCGATAGGCTTGCCCAAATGGGTTCACCTTCATTGAAGCTTCCCCGGGCGTGGCTGGAAGGCAGCTATGACTTTTCCTTCAGTGGATTGAAATCCGCCGTGATCAATACTTTGCATAATGCAGAACAGCGCGGGGAAAAGATTGAACCTGAAGATTTGGCTGCCAGCTTCCAGGCGAGCGTAATAGAAGTTCTCGTCGTGAAGGCTGTGAAGGCTGCCAAAGAGTACAATGTTAAACAGGTATTGCTTGCAGGGGGAGTTGCTGCGAATAAAGGGCTAAGGGAAGCGTTAACGGAGGCATTTTTGGAGTTGCCTATCGATCTATCCATCCCTCCCCTTTATCTTTGCACGGACAATGCGGCGATGATCGGTGCTGCTGGAAGTGTAATGTTCGAAAAGGGTAAACGCTCCGGAATGGATTTGAACGGAAACCCTGGATTGGATATAGAAATGTTTTAAAGAATGAGAAGACAGGATCCCTATTGAGGGATCCTGTTTTTTGCCCCGTTTTATTAAAAATAGAATATTCTGTGGATAATTATTTTGGGGAAATCGAACGTCATGTGTATAAACAGGTGATTATGTGGATAAGTGGATATGTTTCTGTGGATAATGTGTATAACTCTAATTGTTCGCTAGTGAAGGGTAATTGTTTTGTTAATAAATGTGTGGATAACTTTAATTGTCTTTTTCATTCAAAAAGAAAAGACCGAGTCATCAGACTCTGGTCTTTTGTCATTCTTCCAGTTCCGCCCATTCCTCGAGGAGCTGGTCCAATGTTTCTTGGGCTTGATCGAGCTTTGTTTGGACCTCCATCACCTTTTCGTGGTCCTGAAAGACATTTGGGTCGCAAAGGAGTTCATTGTATTCGTTTATTTCGGCTTCAAGCTGCTCCATGGCCGCTTCGATTTCCTCTATCCGCCGCTTTCTCTGCCGTTCAGCCTTTTTAGCTTCCTTATCGATCTTGTAATTCGTTTTTTCGACAGCCACATCTACGATTTTCGCTTGATTTTCCTGTTCAAGCGCCTTGATCTCCGCTTGCTCTTGTTTTTTCTCTACATAATAATCATAATCACCAAGGAATTCCTCATTGCCTTCCTTGGAGAGCTCGATGACCTTGGTGGCAATTCTATTTATGAAATAACGGTCATGTGAGACGAAAAGTATCGTTCCCGGATAATCGATCAACGCATTTTCAAGCACCAATTTACTGTCGAGATCCAAATGGTTCGTGGGCTCATCCAGTATCAAGAAATTCCCTTTCTCCATCATCATCTTGGCCAGCGCCAGCCGGGCCTTTTCCCCGCCGCTTAAAGTGGACACGGTTTTCAAAACATCGTCCCCGCTAAAAAGGAAATTCCCGAGAACCGTGCGGATATCCTTTTCCGGTTTAAGGGGATAGTCATCCCATAATTCATTGAGTACGCGCTTATTGGAAATAAGGTTGGCTTGTTCTTGATCGTAGTAGCTGACCTCGACGTTCGTTCCGAAACGGAAAGATCCGGCACGTGCAGGCAGCTTGGAGATGATCGTCTTCAGTAATGTCGATTTTCCAACCCCGTTCGGACCGACTAGCGCTATGCTTTCGCCTTTCGTCATCCGCGAGTTAATGTTTTTGGAAACCGTTTCATCTTCGTAACCGATCGCCAAATCCTGAAGGTGGAGCACTTCGTTTCCGCTTTGCTTCTCAATCTGGAATGAAAAATTGGCGGATTTCTCATCACCTTGCGGCTTGTCCAGCACGTCCATCTTTTCAAGCTGTTTGCGCCTGCTTTGCGCCCTTTTCGTGGTCGACGCCCTTGTGATGTTCCGTTGGACAAAGTCGCGGAGCTTTTCGATTTCCCCCTGTTGTTTCTCGAACAGCTTCATGTCCCGCTCATAATCCTCGGCTTTTCCCTCCAGGTAGGAACTATAATTCCCATAATACTTTTTCATATTATTGCGGGAAATTTCATAAACCTGATTGACCACTTTATCGAGGAAATAACGGTCATGGGAAACGATGAGGACAGCGCCTTGATAGCTCTGTAAATATTGTTCAAGCCATGAGAGGGTTTCGATATCCAAATGGTTCGTCGGCTCATCGAGTATCAATATATCCGGTTTCCTTAGCAACAGCTTCCCTAACGCAAGCCTCGTTTTTTGGCCGCCGCTCAATGTGGAAATCAGGGTAGAGTAGTCAAAGTCTGCAAACTGAAGGCCATGCAATACGGAACGGATATCCGCTTCATACTGATAACCGCCCTTTTCCTTGAATGCGACCATCAGTGCGTCATATTCGTTGAGCACCTTTTGGTACACGGCTTCATTTCCAAAGATATCAGGCTTGGCCATATCCGCTTCAAGGCGGCGCAGCTCCTTCTCTTGATCCATAAGATCCTTGAATACGGTCAGCATCTCATCCCAGATGGTCAGCTCGGATTCAAGGCCGGTATCCTGTGCCATGTAGCCGATCGTGACACCTTTTGGCTTGATGATTTCACCGCCATCATGCGATAGCTGGCCGGCTATGATTTTCAGCAATGTGGATTTACCCGCACCATTCCGCCCGACAAGTGCAATTCGATCTTTATTCTGAACTTCGAGCTTCATGTTTGATAAAATAAGTTCAGCTCCGTAATATTTTGATAGTTGATTGATTTGTAATAAAATCATAGTTTCACCTCAATTGATTATTGTTAGTGTAACGTATTATAGTTATTATCGGCAATAGCTTGGTTCCGGGCCAAAACAAGCTGTTACATAAAGTGGAATAATAGTGTATTATTTAGGAGGGGTTATTTAATGGCAGACTTGACGCATTTCAATGATCAAGGCAGGGCAAAAATGGTCGATGTGAGTGCCAAGCCGGAAACGACCCGGACGGCCACGGCTCGATCGA
Coding sequences within:
- a CDS encoding ABC-F family ATP-binding cassette domain-containing protein; this encodes MILLQINQLSKYYGAELILSNMKLEVQNKDRIALVGRNGAGKSTLLKIIAGQLSHDGGEIIKPKGVTIGYMAQDTGLESELTIWDEMLTVFKDLMDQEKELRRLEADMAKPDIFGNEAVYQKVLNEYDALMVAFKEKGGYQYEADIRSVLHGLQFADFDYSTLISTLSGGQKTRLALGKLLLRKPDILILDEPTNHLDIETLSWLEQYLQSYQGAVLIVSHDRYFLDKVVNQVYEISRNNMKKYYGNYSSYLEGKAEDYERDMKLFEKQQGEIEKLRDFVQRNITRASTTKRAQSRRKQLEKMDVLDKPQGDEKSANFSFQIEKQSGNEVLHLQDLAIGYEDETVSKNINSRMTKGESIALVGPNGVGKSTLLKTIISKLPARAGSFRFGTNVEVSYYDQEQANLISNKRVLNELWDDYPLKPEKDIRTVLGNFLFSGDDVLKTVSTLSGGEKARLALAKMMMEKGNFLILDEPTNHLDLDSKLVLENALIDYPGTILFVSHDRYFINRIATKVIELSKEGNEEFLGDYDYYVEKKQEQAEIKALEQENQAKIVDVAVEKTNYKIDKEAKKAERQRKRRIEEIEAAMEQLEAEINEYNELLCDPNVFQDHEKVMEVQTKLDQAQETLDQLLEEWAELEE
- the rimI gene encoding ribosomal protein S18-alanine N-acetyltransferase yields the protein MSKTMTFRKMKTEDIDQVLHVETQSFTLPWSREAFYNELNHNQYAVYMVIEDEGKIAGYCGAWIVIDESHITNIAILPEYRGQKLGEALLRKMVEISIAMGVVRMTLEVRVSNVVAITLYEKLGFQKGGIRKNYYTDNLEDAYVMWVNFA
- the tsaD gene encoding tRNA (adenosine(37)-N6)-threonylcarbamoyltransferase complex transferase subunit TsaD is translated as MKTDQLILGIETSCDETAAAVIKNGTEIVSNVVASQIESHKRFGGVVPEIASRHHVEQITIVIEEALLQAGVSYEDLDAIAVTEGPGLVGALLIGVNAAKAVAFAHGLPIVGTHHIAGHIYANRLIQEIEYPALSLVVSGGHTELVLLEEPGSFKVIGETRDDAAGEAYDKVARTLGLPYPGGPHIDRLAQMGSPSLKLPRAWLEGSYDFSFSGLKSAVINTLHNAEQRGEKIEPEDLAASFQASVIEVLVVKAVKAAKEYNVKQVLLAGGVAANKGLREALTEAFLELPIDLSIPPLYLCTDNAAMIGAAGSVMFEKGKRSGMDLNGNPGLDIEMF